One segment of Clostridium ljungdahlii DSM 13528 DNA contains the following:
- a CDS encoding ABC transporter ATP-binding protein, translating into MSQEILQTKNLTKNFKDFKAVKGIDLSIKKGRVYGFLGPNGAGKSTTIRMLLGLIKPTKGEVKIFGKDLRKNRMSILKKIGSMVEAPSYYGNLTAYENLQVTAELLELDHKYIDEVLKVVKLTEWKDRQASKFSLGMKQRLGIAQALISKPELLILDEPTNGLDPSGIHEIRGLIKELPKLYNMTVIISSHNLSEIELIADDIGIINRGKMLFQGTLEELHSKSKGQICIESKDLKKLEGTLNNSGYKYKVRDKDIFLEPEGRELDEILKQLILNGNRIFKFVEVQKSLEEIFLDLTEGGENI; encoded by the coding sequence ATGTCACAAGAAATTTTACAAACAAAAAATTTAACAAAAAATTTTAAGGACTTTAAGGCAGTAAAAGGAATAGATTTATCAATAAAAAAGGGTAGGGTATATGGATTTTTAGGTCCCAACGGTGCAGGGAAATCCACAACTATAAGAATGCTCTTGGGACTTATAAAGCCAACGAAGGGGGAAGTTAAAATATTTGGTAAAGACTTAAGAAAAAATAGAATGAGCATTTTAAAAAAAATAGGATCTATGGTTGAAGCACCATCTTATTATGGAAATTTAACAGCATATGAAAATTTACAGGTAACAGCAGAACTCCTAGAACTTGACCATAAGTATATTGATGAAGTTTTGAAAGTTGTAAAACTCACTGAATGGAAAGATAGACAGGCCAGTAAGTTTTCACTTGGTATGAAACAAAGACTTGGTATTGCCCAGGCACTTATATCGAAACCAGAACTTTTAATACTGGATGAACCTACTAATGGACTTGATCCATCTGGAATTCATGAAATAAGAGGACTTATCAAAGAACTTCCCAAACTCTATAACATGACAGTTATTATATCAAGTCATAATTTGAGTGAAATTGAACTCATAGCAGATGATATTGGAATTATAAATAGAGGAAAGATGTTGTTTCAAGGAACACTTGAAGAACTTCATTCAAAGAGTAAAGGACAAATTTGTATAGAATCTAAGGATTTAAAGAAGCTAGAAGGTACGCTAAATAATAGTGGATATAAGTATAAAGTAAGGGATAAGGATATTTTCTTAGAACCTGAGGGGAGAGAACTTGATGAGATTTTAAAACAACTCATATTAAACGGCAATAGAATATTTAAATTTGTAGAAGTACAAAAATCTCTTGAAGAAATATTTCTTGACCTTACTGAGGGAGGAGAAAATATATGA
- a CDS encoding response regulator transcription factor, whose protein sequence is MYDNILDRKILLIDDEVELLKLLETVLKKEGFRRIFKAKNGTEGIKLCKTEKPDIVVLDIMMPDMDGFEVCKNIRNFSFVPVIFLSAKSDDVDKILALGLGADDYVTKPFSPKEVAFRIKAHLRRNIYIKNEISMKKEKISFGDIIIDLEKGEVSKSDKNVVLTPKEYHLLCYMAQNANQILTKQMICDEVWNDNYEGYDNTIMVHIRKLRQKLEDNPSSPKYIVTAKGLGYKLKISK, encoded by the coding sequence ATGTACGATAACATTCTAGATAGGAAAATACTTTTAATAGACGATGAAGTGGAGCTATTAAAGCTTCTAGAAACAGTGCTAAAAAAAGAAGGCTTTAGGCGAATATTTAAGGCTAAAAATGGCACAGAGGGTATAAAATTATGCAAAACCGAAAAACCTGATATAGTAGTTTTGGACATAATGATGCCAGATATGGATGGCTTTGAGGTATGCAAAAATATAAGAAACTTTTCTTTTGTTCCAGTCATATTCTTATCTGCAAAATCTGATGATGTAGATAAAATACTTGCCCTTGGGCTAGGTGCAGATGACTATGTAACTAAGCCCTTTAGCCCTAAAGAAGTTGCCTTTAGAATTAAAGCTCATTTGAGAAGAAACATATATATTAAAAATGAAATATCCATGAAAAAGGAAAAGATAAGTTTCGGAGATATAATAATTGACCTGGAAAAAGGTGAAGTATCAAAATCCGATAAAAATGTAGTGCTTACTCCAAAGGAATACCACCTTTTATGTTACATGGCTCAAAACGCCAATCAAATACTAACCAAGCAGATGATATGTGATGAAGTTTGGAATGACAACTATGAGGGATATGACAACACAATAATGGTTCATATTAGAAAGCTAAGACAAAAATTAGAAGATAACCCTTCGAGTCCAAAATACATAGTCACTGCTAAGGGACTGGGATATAAATTAAAAATTTCTAAATAA
- a CDS encoding methyl-accepting chemotaxis protein produces the protein MLKKGKSLQVIAVVGISVIFIALISLVTSIEYMNSKKLILSSMEKSGKQTVTIHAQNLSSWIKARLSQVEVIANTQLVSSMNYSEIIPYFKREQKNYNGVFNTIGISDTSGKLIMQNDVTIDISSEDTFPKVIQGKEIISDPFKDKQNPSNLIISMECPVKDIKSGKAIGLVSGACLVSTVFKENTNFHIGQTDKVYILSNKGDVLYKQSNDPLNETNLLKSSNSELNGLVKEALSKDSFLGQFKDKDGTKMLFSARVDGTDWYMLLQVPTKEYTSSLNSLLYLILAVSVLAIIFLIVILIILLKKFFDRLLKISLIADEVAEGNLMNSLPESSDELGRINTTFNKMINNLKNIIIKIRNVSEVVAESSNSYKEVSLEVVQEGKNIKQSIDNLTSGSKNIAEEIQNITVSVNDVEDKSRKLAEISAKIDEMIAEAKDKTSDGSKNLHTTVELLNKMEQKVNISSDVVTELSEKSKTIANVTTTITDIAEQTNLLALNASIEAARAGDQGKGFEVVAEEVRKLAEQSEVAAQEISKEIQEIQGKITNAVVSMDESINYVGLGIKSTDNILVIFSEIEKEIDRIKTMSFNVSEIAKIVLQNNRKILESVSNTSAMSEEAVASALSFQDMVSKQEDIFLNLKGASEHLDELSAALSGEIFKFKVN, from the coding sequence GTGTTGAAGAAGGGAAAATCATTACAAGTTATAGCTGTTGTTGGAATTTCAGTTATTTTTATTGCACTTATTAGTTTAGTCACATCTATAGAGTACATGAATTCAAAAAAGTTGATACTATCTTCTATGGAGAAATCTGGAAAGCAAACGGTTACAATTCATGCTCAAAATTTATCTTCATGGATTAAAGCTAGGTTATCACAGGTGGAGGTAATTGCAAATACTCAATTGGTATCGAGTATGAATTATAGTGAAATAATACCTTATTTTAAAAGAGAACAAAAAAATTATAACGGAGTTTTTAATACTATTGGAATATCTGATACATCTGGAAAGTTGATTATGCAAAATGATGTTACGATTGATATAAGCTCCGAAGATACATTTCCAAAGGTTATTCAAGGAAAAGAAATTATATCAGATCCATTTAAAGATAAGCAAAATCCTTCAAATTTAATAATCTCTATGGAATGTCCTGTAAAAGATATAAAAAGTGGAAAAGCAATTGGACTTGTGAGTGGTGCTTGTCTTGTTTCTACAGTTTTCAAGGAAAATACCAATTTTCATATAGGACAAACTGATAAAGTGTATATACTAAGTAATAAAGGTGATGTTTTATATAAGCAAAGTAATGATCCACTTAATGAAACTAATTTATTGAAGAGCTCTAATAGCGAGCTTAATGGGTTAGTTAAAGAGGCACTCTCTAAAGATAGTTTTTTAGGACAGTTTAAAGACAAGGATGGAACAAAGATGCTGTTTTCTGCTCGTGTAGACGGAACAGATTGGTATATGCTTCTTCAGGTCCCTACAAAAGAGTATACTTCTAGTTTAAATTCATTATTGTATTTAATATTAGCAGTTAGTGTTCTTGCAATAATATTTTTAATAGTAATATTGATTATTTTACTGAAAAAGTTTTTTGATAGACTTTTAAAGATATCTTTGATTGCAGATGAGGTAGCAGAAGGAAATTTAATGAATTCTTTGCCGGAATCTTCAGATGAACTTGGTAGAATTAATACCACTTTTAATAAGATGATAAATAACTTAAAGAATATAATAATCAAAATAAGAAATGTTTCAGAAGTTGTTGCTGAATCTTCAAATAGTTACAAAGAGGTTAGTTTAGAAGTGGTACAAGAAGGAAAAAACATTAAGCAATCAATAGATAATTTAACTTCAGGATCAAAAAATATAGCAGAGGAAATACAAAACATTACTGTATCGGTAAATGATGTTGAAGATAAATCCAGGAAACTTGCAGAAATAAGTGCTAAAATTGATGAAATGATAGCTGAAGCAAAAGATAAAACTTCAGACGGTTCTAAAAATTTACATACGACAGTAGAATTATTAAACAAAATGGAACAAAAAGTAAATATTTCATCAGATGTTGTAACAGAACTTTCAGAAAAGTCCAAGACTATAGCAAATGTAACAACTACTATAACGGATATAGCTGAACAGACAAATCTATTAGCTTTGAATGCTAGTATTGAAGCAGCTAGAGCAGGGGATCAGGGTAAAGGATTTGAGGTTGTTGCAGAAGAAGTTAGAAAGTTAGCTGAACAGTCTGAAGTGGCTGCACAAGAAATTTCAAAGGAAATACAAGAAATTCAAGGTAAAATAACAAATGCTGTAGTATCAATGGATGAAAGCATTAATTATGTAGGACTAGGTATTAAATCTACAGATAATATATTAGTTATATTCTCAGAGATTGAAAAGGAAATCGATAGAATTAAGACTATGAGTTTCAATGTATCTGAAATAGCAAAAATAGTATTACAGAATAATAGAAAAATACTTGAGTCAGTTTCAAATACATCTGCAATGAGTGAAGAAGCAGTTGCAAGTGCATTGTCTTTTCAAGATATGGTAAGTAAGCAGGAAGATATATTTTTAAATCTTAAAGGGGCATCAGAACATTTGGATGAACTTTCAGCAGCATTATCAGGGGAGATTTTTAAATTTAAGGTAAATTAG
- a CDS encoding sensor histidine kinase, translated as MKFISKIKTNWTLTTKFLVTLIFIVIIELFINLIVWNEVIVYTHENLTSLSPERITLNFSEYIDFKNGVPFVKEDGKNKILKNNAWIQIIDENFKEVYSFNKPKSVPTKYTPIEYTHIYKYDIANSSVFVSEKKYNNKSFAYIVGFPLNRVAKHTLTFNPSALKSFFWNGVILLLCINILAAIIIAYFLFGKRMAKPLQNIISGINNLAKGNYEINYPEKGVYKSVFSNLNNLSKTLKENKTKRDELEKMRNTWISSISHDVKTPLSSIKGYAEIMKDPDYTFSENEIHEYSEIIYNKSSYIQSLVEDLNLTYKLKNKAVPLKKEEVNITSLLQNIIVGILNHPMYSNRNVKFYPENEKIKALIDKKFFKRALSNLIFNAITHNNEDVQVDISIYEKDKIYIIINDNGKGIPKKDLNYIFERYYRGTNTSVSTEGSGLGMAISKQIIDAHGGSIHIESTLGEGTIITIIF; from the coding sequence ATGAAATTTATAAGTAAAATTAAAACTAACTGGACCCTGACTACAAAATTTCTAGTAACACTAATATTTATAGTCATAATTGAATTATTCATAAATTTAATTGTTTGGAATGAGGTAATTGTATATACTCATGAAAATTTAACTAGTTTATCCCCCGAAAGGATTACCTTAAACTTTTCTGAATACATAGACTTTAAAAATGGAGTGCCATTTGTAAAAGAAGATGGTAAAAACAAAATTTTAAAAAATAACGCGTGGATTCAAATAATAGATGAAAATTTTAAGGAAGTGTATTCTTTTAATAAACCAAAATCAGTCCCTACTAAATACACACCAATAGAATATACCCATATTTACAAATATGACATAGCAAACTCCTCTGTGTTTGTAAGCGAAAAAAAATACAATAACAAAAGTTTTGCCTATATAGTAGGTTTTCCACTTAATCGTGTGGCAAAACATACTCTTACATTTAATCCTTCTGCCTTAAAAAGTTTCTTTTGGAATGGTGTTATTTTATTACTGTGCATAAATATACTAGCAGCTATAATTATAGCTTATTTTCTATTTGGAAAGAGAATGGCTAAACCGCTTCAAAACATAATAAGTGGCATAAATAATCTTGCAAAAGGCAATTACGAAATAAATTATCCAGAAAAAGGTGTTTATAAAAGTGTCTTTTCTAACTTAAATAATTTAAGCAAAACACTTAAGGAAAATAAGACAAAAAGAGATGAACTTGAAAAAATGAGAAACACCTGGATTTCATCCATATCCCATGATGTTAAGACGCCCCTATCTTCTATAAAAGGATATGCTGAAATAATGAAGGACCCGGATTATACTTTTTCTGAAAATGAAATTCACGAGTATTCAGAAATAATCTACAATAAATCCTCCTATATTCAATCATTAGTAGAAGATTTAAATTTGACCTACAAGTTAAAAAATAAAGCTGTTCCTCTAAAAAAGGAAGAGGTAAATATAACCTCTCTTTTGCAAAATATAATTGTAGGAATTTTAAATCATCCGATGTATTCAAATAGGAATGTAAAATTTTATCCCGAAAATGAAAAAATAAAAGCCCTTATTGATAAAAAATTTTTTAAAAGAGCCCTGAGTAATTTAATTTTTAATGCTATAACTCACAATAATGAGGACGTCCAAGTTGATATTTCAATTTATGAAAAGGATAAGATCTACATTATAATAAATGATAACGGAAAAGGCATACCTAAAAAAGATTTAAACTACATTTTCGAGAGATATTATAGGGGGACAAATACCAGTGTTTCAACAGAAGGTTCAGGCCTTGGTATGGCAATATCCAAGCAGATAATAGATGCCCACGGAGGAAGTATACATATAGAAAGCACTTTAGGGGAAGGTACAATCATAACCATAATCTTTTAG
- a CDS encoding methyl-accepting chemotaxis protein — MFDRLLKKADTREDQYVSSDYIHKDVLVKLFSDVAQGKMTKLSLRDVKCSDVVEKWNEVIDVMCESRKKRILETNDVLQMVIKMDSIRNIIKSVDTQTEHLHSMSQNSEELEASIEDVSNISQKMSKSSSDAKKVSETGIKNVYDSVEFVKKSFDDIDIIDKQMKGVKEKTHKINEIVDIVKGIADQTSLLSLNASIEAARAGEQGKGFAVVADEVRKLAENTTSSVLDIQKNVSNLQKDIDSSVDKINQTAKQLESGKDLVNSSMDSINIIGNSIDSVNETINQVAADTEEQTAATQSFASSIMELSQHADHIDSNCKGIGKFIYDLSKRIDSMRIDMLKNKSCLTDCDMIEIYKTDHLIWRWRIYNMLLGNEKVNTNEVGDYKGCRLGKWYYNIDSDKFKNSKAFVELEKSHIELHEVAKEAAIAYERNDIKMAEECLERMDMCSKKVFALMDEIKNIKLN; from the coding sequence TTGTTTGATAGGTTATTAAAAAAAGCAGATACAAGAGAAGATCAATATGTAAGTTCAGATTATATACATAAGGACGTACTTGTAAAACTTTTTTCTGATGTAGCACAAGGTAAAATGACAAAACTAAGTTTAAGAGATGTAAAGTGCAGTGATGTGGTAGAAAAATGGAATGAAGTTATAGACGTGATGTGTGAATCCAGAAAAAAAAGAATTCTTGAAACAAATGATGTATTGCAAATGGTAATTAAAATGGATTCAATTAGAAATATTATCAAAAGTGTGGATACACAAACAGAACATTTACATTCAATGTCTCAAAATAGTGAAGAGCTAGAGGCATCTATTGAGGATGTTTCTAATATATCGCAAAAAATGTCAAAGAGTTCAAGTGATGCAAAAAAAGTATCTGAAACAGGAATAAAAAATGTGTATGATTCAGTTGAATTTGTAAAAAAATCATTTGATGATATTGACATAATAGATAAGCAGATGAAAGGTGTTAAGGAAAAAACTCATAAGATAAATGAAATAGTTGATATTGTAAAAGGTATTGCAGATCAAACAAGTTTACTGTCATTAAATGCTTCAATTGAGGCAGCAAGAGCAGGGGAACAAGGTAAAGGATTTGCTGTTGTTGCAGATGAAGTAAGAAAACTTGCTGAAAATACTACAAGTTCAGTTTTAGACATACAAAAAAATGTTTCGAATTTGCAAAAAGATATTGACTCATCAGTTGATAAAATCAACCAGACAGCTAAGCAATTAGAGTCAGGTAAAGATCTAGTTAACAGTTCGATGGATTCAATCAATATAATTGGTAATTCAATAGACAGTGTTAACGAGACGATTAATCAAGTTGCAGCAGATACAGAGGAACAAACTGCAGCAACCCAGTCTTTTGCTAGTAGTATTATGGAGCTATCGCAGCATGCTGATCATATAGACAGTAATTGTAAAGGTATTGGAAAATTTATATATGATTTAAGTAAAAGAATAGACTCTATGAGAATTGATATGCTTAAAAATAAATCATGTCTCACAGATTGTGATATGATCGAAATATATAAAACTGACCATTTAATTTGGAGATGGAGAATATATAATATGCTTCTTGGTAACGAAAAAGTAAATACTAATGAGGTAGGGGATTATAAGGGATGCAGACTTGGAAAATGGTATTATAATATAGATAGTGATAAGTTTAAAAATAGCAAGGCCTTTGTAGAGTTGGAAAAATCACATATAGAATTACATGAAGTTGCAAAAGAAGCTGCTATTGCATATGAGAGAAATGATATAAAGATGGCAGAAGAATGTCTTGAAAGAATGGATATGTGTTCAAAAAAGGTATTTGCTCTAATGGATGAGATAAAAAACATCAAACTAAACTAG
- a CDS encoding ABC transporter permease has product MKNIYKVELLKLRHSRILNIVMFLPLFFVILGFTNFLRYRKLFTEKGQNVWSQVYTQSSIFYGLFIIGLFITIAIAVLVRIENSEDNFKRILTLPVKRSELYIAKLVIGCGIVFLNLILFMLLTILAGAVIAPHSQSMPREMIYAPLLAIIASLPVIAVQYYLSMKFKNIAVPLGVGLVFSFPSVLIDNTKYWMLFPWDYPGRVLLGGSNVSFNFPPYMYVVSAILFIVVTLVGVNEFNNRDI; this is encoded by the coding sequence GTGAAAAATATATATAAAGTAGAATTACTAAAGTTAAGACATTCAAGAATACTTAACATAGTGATGTTTCTTCCACTGTTTTTTGTAATACTTGGTTTTACAAATTTCTTAAGATATAGAAAGCTTTTTACAGAGAAAGGTCAAAACGTATGGAGCCAGGTATATACTCAGAGTTCAATATTTTATGGATTATTTATTATAGGGTTGTTTATCACAATTGCAATTGCTGTTTTGGTTAGAATAGAAAATAGTGAAGATAATTTTAAAAGGATTCTGACGCTGCCTGTAAAAAGAAGTGAATTATATATAGCAAAGCTTGTTATAGGCTGCGGTATAGTATTTTTAAATCTTATATTATTTATGCTTCTTACGATCTTAGCAGGTGCAGTTATAGCACCACATAGTCAAAGTATGCCAAGAGAAATGATATATGCTCCGCTGCTTGCAATTATAGCTTCACTGCCTGTTATAGCAGTTCAATATTATCTGAGCATGAAATTTAAAAATATTGCAGTACCACTAGGAGTAGGACTAGTCTTTTCTTTTCCCTCAGTTCTCATTGACAACACTAAGTATTGGATGCTCTTTCCCTGGGATTATCCAGGAAGGGTATTACTAGGTGGTTCAAATGTAAGTTTTAATTTTCCACCATATATGTATGTAGTATCTGCTATTTTATTTATAGTAGTTACATTAGTTGGAGTGAATGAATTTAACAATAGAGATATCTAA
- a CDS encoding ABC transporter permease, producing the protein MSFMSILKSELMKYKRSVLWKGVFFIPVLSFILLFMDLHFRCNFLMADNHIKYLAQIGIYGKIGALLYENHLATLWCILLNLSIVVVAVIVNYMEYSENTWKQIIARPVERKKVYLSKWIVVLIAAVILVILNGVFLIIIKSLFHIDGGCAVIFKYIGMELCTTLGVVSFQQFISCYMKNSLASAAVGFAGSIGAYMFAQSKLLSYVVPYANVLLALPSGDSKDAYTAAFFGIVSGILWLAVGIIEFNKRDIK; encoded by the coding sequence ATGAGCTTTATGTCAATTTTAAAATCTGAACTAATGAAATATAAAAGGTCAGTACTGTGGAAAGGTGTATTTTTTATTCCTGTTCTCTCATTTATACTTTTATTTATGGATTTACATTTTAGATGCAATTTTTTAATGGCAGATAATCATATAAAGTATTTAGCTCAAATTGGAATTTACGGTAAGATAGGTGCTCTGCTCTATGAAAATCATCTTGCTACGTTATGGTGCATACTTTTAAATTTGTCCATTGTCGTGGTAGCAGTTATTGTAAATTATATGGAATACAGCGAAAATACCTGGAAGCAAATAATAGCAAGGCCTGTTGAAAGAAAAAAGGTTTATTTATCCAAGTGGATTGTAGTACTTATAGCTGCAGTTATATTAGTGATATTAAATGGAGTATTTTTAATAATTATAAAAAGTTTGTTTCATATAGATGGCGGCTGTGCAGTGATTTTTAAATACATTGGAATGGAATTGTGTACTACATTAGGGGTAGTGAGTTTTCAGCAATTTATAAGTTGTTATATGAAAAATTCTCTAGCATCAGCAGCCGTAGGATTTGCAGGAAGTATAGGAGCATATATGTTTGCACAGAGCAAATTACTTTCATATGTAGTTCCATATGCTAATGTTCTACTAGCCTTACCTTCAGGAGACAGTAAAGATGCATATACTGCAGCTTTCTTTGGAATAGTGTCTGGTATTTTATGGCTTGCAGTTGGAATTATAGAATTTAATAAAAGGGATATTAAGTAG
- a CDS encoding pyridoxamine 5'-phosphate oxidase family protein: MDEVLKFLTDNKVFYLATVNGDAPALRPFGFAMKYDNKLYFCTANTKNVYKQLKANPKMQISATSPEGKWLRLNGKAVFNTSKESQEAVLNTMPMLKNMYKVGDPTFETFYIDQADATFYDMQGNSHNVKF, from the coding sequence ATGGATGAAGTTTTAAAGTTCTTAACTGACAACAAAGTTTTCTATCTTGCTACTGTAAATGGAGATGCACCTGCATTACGTCCTTTTGGATTTGCAATGAAATACGACAACAAGTTATATTTTTGCACTGCCAATACCAAAAATGTATATAAGCAATTAAAAGCTAATCCTAAAATGCAAATCAGTGCAACTTCTCCAGAAGGAAAATGGCTTAGGTTAAATGGAAAGGCAGTTTTTAATACCTCTAAAGAGTCACAAGAAGCTGTTTTGAATACTATGCCTATGCTTAAAAATATGTATAAAGTAGGCGATCCTACTTTCGAGACATTTTACATAGACCAGGCTGATGCAACCTTCTATGATATGCAGGGTAATTCTCACAACGTTAAATTTTAA
- a CDS encoding sodium:solute symporter — translation MLTTFDYGIIILYFIVMISIGIISTKFTKTKEDYLVAGRRLGFPMFFGCMAALAIGGAATVGGAKLGYTFGVSGIWLAGSLGLGLIALGFLVSSKLSKMKALSINEVIENNYGKSARIFSSLLTFVYTMMMSVVQVVSVGAIISGIMGWNTQISMLVGGGIVIFYTFIGGMWSVSMTDIIQFVIKTLGIVILIPIFAIVKMGGIHHILTSVPQSHLSITGIGYDSIVMYLLMYIPGLIIGQDIWQRIFTARNGKIAKRGTILAGFYSMIYGAAAILLGMCVYIALPSLKDPQNAFVSGVSLFLPIGLKGFVIAAAMAATMSVASGSILASSTILYNDVYTRFINKNPDEKKSIVINRLFACLIGIGVMIIAFLIQDVLTALDMAYAYLSGCVFVPVLAAFVLKKFSPKAGLVSLFLSTIVVSGTFFKYGVDSNYPIIFGIIVGLLAYIIVNSIDKNKVESAIDKEENIA, via the coding sequence ATGTTAACTACATTTGATTACGGTATTATTATTTTATACTTTATTGTAATGATAAGTATTGGTATCATTTCAACAAAATTTACAAAAACAAAGGAAGATTATCTAGTAGCTGGTAGAAGACTAGGATTTCCAATGTTTTTTGGATGCATGGCTGCCCTTGCAATAGGCGGTGCAGCAACAGTAGGAGGTGCAAAATTAGGATATACGTTTGGTGTATCTGGTATTTGGTTAGCAGGAAGTTTAGGCTTAGGCTTAATAGCCCTTGGATTTTTAGTTTCCTCCAAGCTTTCAAAAATGAAAGCACTTAGTATTAATGAAGTTATAGAAAATAACTATGGTAAATCTGCAAGAATATTTAGTTCATTACTTACATTCGTATATACAATGATGATGAGTGTTGTACAAGTTGTATCTGTTGGAGCAATAATAAGCGGTATAATGGGCTGGAATACACAAATTTCTATGCTAGTTGGCGGTGGAATTGTAATATTTTATACCTTTATAGGAGGAATGTGGTCTGTTTCCATGACAGATATCATCCAATTTGTCATAAAAACTCTTGGTATTGTTATATTAATCCCTATATTTGCTATAGTAAAAATGGGCGGTATTCACCACATCTTAACATCAGTGCCTCAATCACACCTTAGTATAACAGGTATAGGATATGATAGTATTGTAATGTATCTTCTAATGTATATCCCTGGTTTAATAATTGGACAGGATATATGGCAGCGTATTTTTACAGCAAGAAATGGAAAAATTGCTAAAAGAGGAACTATTTTAGCTGGATTTTACAGTATGATATATGGAGCTGCTGCTATTTTACTAGGTATGTGTGTATACATAGCTTTACCATCATTAAAAGATCCTCAAAACGCCTTTGTTTCAGGAGTTTCTTTATTCCTGCCAATTGGACTTAAAGGTTTTGTTATAGCTGCTGCTATGGCTGCTACAATGTCAGTTGCCAGTGGTTCTATCCTTGCATCTTCTACTATACTTTACAATGATGTGTATACTCGTTTTATTAATAAAAATCCTGATGAAAAGAAATCAATTGTAATTAATAGACTTTTTGCTTGTTTAATTGGAATTGGAGTTATGATAATAGCATTTTTGATTCAAGATGTACTTACAGCACTGGATATGGCCTATGCTTATCTGTCAGGATGTGTATTCGTACCTGTACTTGCTGCATTTGTGCTTAAAAAGTTCAGTCCAAAAGCAGGCCTTGTATCATTATTTTTAAGTACTATAGTAGTTTCTGGAACCTTTTTTAAATATGGAGTTGACTCTAATTATCCAATAATCTTTGGTATAATTGTAGGATTACTTGCATATATAATTGTTAATTCAATAGATAAAAATAAAGTTGAATCTGCTATCGACAAAGAAGAAAACATTGCTTAA
- a CDS encoding LytR/AlgR family response regulator transcription factor encodes MNIAICDSLESDMQVLIDMIKKYCNNYSFEIEIFTYKNGDKLLSDFTLVNFQLIFLDIYIDDKIYSNGIEIAKQIRIHDEKCIIVFVTSSKNHALDAFEVDAMQYLIKPVSYDKIKRLLDKCQNEFSNSMRFIEVYSKGISMKILLKDIYYIEVYDKTCLIHTSTHITKTCSSLKKLWDLLSGSSFLRCHRSYIINMFYIASMLKIDFLLKNGDKVPIRKDKASIIKQIYSDYCFEQIKIGKVDVD; translated from the coding sequence TTGAATATTGCAATATGTGATAGCTTAGAATCTGATATGCAAGTACTAATTGATATGATTAAAAAATATTGTAATAATTACAGTTTTGAAATTGAAATTTTCACTTATAAAAATGGAGATAAATTACTCTCAGATTTTACACTAGTAAATTTTCAACTGATATTTTTAGATATTTATATAGATGATAAAATTTACTCTAATGGTATTGAAATTGCAAAACAAATTAGAATTCATGATGAAAAGTGCATAATAGTTTTTGTTACCAGCAGTAAAAATCACGCTCTTGATGCCTTCGAGGTAGACGCAATGCAATATCTTATAAAACCAGTTAGTTACGATAAGATTAAACGTTTACTGGACAAATGTCAAAATGAGTTTTCAAATAGCATGCGATTTATTGAAGTTTATAGTAAAGGTATTTCTATGAAAATCCTCCTAAAGGATATATATTATATCGAAGTATATGATAAAACTTGTCTTATTCACACAAGTACTCACATTACAAAAACCTGTTCTTCTTTAAAAAAATTATGGGATCTCCTAAGTGGGTCATCCTTTTTAAGATGTCATAGAAGCTATATCATAAATATGTTTTATATAGCTTCTATGCTAAAAATTGACTTTCTTTTGAAAAATGGTGATAAAGTTCCTATTCGTAAGGACAAAGCTAGTATTATTAAACAAATTTATTCTGATTATTGCTTTGAACAAATAAAAATCGGGAAAGTTGATGTTGATTAA